The following nucleotide sequence is from Peribacillus sp. ACCC06369.
GTTGACGAGTTATTCCGATTACTCACTTAGAGTGTTGATTTACCTGGCTTCCCACGACCAAAGCAAATTATCAAATATAAAAGAGATCTCTGAAGTTTATCAACTGTCTAAAAATCATTTGATGAAGATTGTTCATAATCTAGGTAAATTAGGCTATATTGAGACGATACGTGGAAGAAATGGCGGTTTCCGGCTAGCAAAATCCCCCGCTGAAATAAATGTAGGGGAACTGGTGCGGAAAACCGAAGAGGATTTTTATCTAGTGGAATGTTTTAAAGATCACGATAACTGTGTGATTTCTCCCGTTTGTTCTTTGAAATTTGTCCTTAATAATGCCTTGGATGCTTTTCTACAGGTCCTTGATCAATATACGATTGCAGACTTCATCGAAAATAAAGTGATGCT
It contains:
- a CDS encoding Rrf2 family transcriptional regulator — translated: MRLTSYSDYSLRVLIYLASHDQSKLSNIKEISEVYQLSKNHLMKIVHNLGKLGYIETIRGRNGGFRLAKSPAEINVGELVRKTEEDFYLVECFKDHDNCVISPVCSLKFVLNNALDAFLQVLDQYTIADFIENKVMLKAYFDSVKQNEEEPDFL